A single Paraburkholderia sp. FT54 DNA region contains:
- a CDS encoding histone deacetylase family protein: MATGFYSHADCLLHDMGQWHPECPARLQAIEDQLIASRIDSLIERESPPLADDAALLRVHTQAHVDYIRSRSPAEGTAEIDPDTSMNPHTLQAALRAAGAAVAATDAVIEGRYDNAFCSVRPPGHHAEPARAMGFCFFNNVAIAARHALEVHGLERVAIIDFDVHHGNGTEAAFSGDSRVLMCSIFQHPFYPFTGADNQALNMCNVPMPARSKGMAVREAVDMLWLPRLHEFKPQMLFISAGFDAHREDDLGNMGLVEDDYAWITDQIREIAKRYSHGRIVSCLEGGYNLSALGRSVVAHVRSLAGI; encoded by the coding sequence ATGGCAACAGGCTTCTATTCCCACGCCGACTGTCTGCTGCACGATATGGGGCAATGGCATCCCGAATGCCCCGCGCGTCTGCAGGCCATCGAAGATCAATTGATCGCGAGCCGCATCGACTCGCTGATCGAGCGCGAGTCGCCGCCGCTCGCCGACGACGCCGCGTTACTGCGCGTGCATACGCAAGCTCACGTCGATTACATCCGCAGCCGCTCGCCCGCTGAAGGCACAGCCGAAATCGACCCCGATACGTCGATGAACCCGCATACCTTGCAGGCCGCGTTGCGCGCCGCGGGCGCCGCGGTCGCCGCAACCGACGCGGTGATCGAAGGCCGCTACGACAATGCCTTCTGCAGCGTGCGCCCGCCCGGCCACCATGCGGAGCCGGCGCGCGCCATGGGCTTCTGCTTCTTCAACAATGTCGCGATCGCCGCGCGTCATGCGCTCGAAGTGCACGGCTTGGAGCGCGTCGCCATCATCGACTTCGACGTGCATCACGGCAACGGCACCGAAGCGGCCTTCTCGGGCGATTCACGCGTGCTGATGTGCAGCATCTTCCAGCATCCGTTTTATCCGTTCACCGGTGCCGACAATCAGGCGCTCAACATGTGCAATGTGCCGATGCCGGCGCGTTCGAAAGGCATGGCGGTGCGCGAGGCGGTGGACATGCTGTGGTTGCCGCGCCTCCATGAATTCAAGCCGCAGATGCTGTTCATCTCGGCCGGTTTCGACGCACATCGCGAGGACGACCTCGGCAACATGGGCCTCGTCGAAGACGATTACGCCTGGATCACCGATCAGATACGCGAGATTGCGAAGCGGTATTCGCACGGCCGGATCGTCAGCTGTCTCGAAGGCGGCTACAACCTGTCCGCGTTGGGGCGCAGCGTGGTTGCTCACGTGCGCTCGCTTGCCGGGATCTGA
- a CDS encoding MetQ/NlpA family ABC transporter substrate-binding protein, whose amino-acid sequence MQRRFILKLAAVFGAASLFAANAAHAEDTIKVGVTGGPHAQIMEVVKTVAAKNGLNIKIVEFSDYVQPNAALAGGDLDANSYQHDPYLQAQVKDRGYKLIRVADTVTYPMGIYSKKVKTLAELQPGAKIAVPNDPTNGGRALLLLQKQGLLKLRADAGLKATPLDIVDNPKKLKIVELDAAQIPRSLNDVDAAAINTNFAMEAGLKPKQDAIAIEDPKGPYVNIIAIREADKNKPWVAKLVAAYHSPEVKQFVESKFGGSVITAW is encoded by the coding sequence ATGCAACGTCGTTTCATTCTCAAGCTGGCAGCCGTGTTCGGCGCCGCATCGCTGTTCGCCGCCAACGCGGCTCACGCTGAAGACACGATCAAGGTCGGCGTCACCGGCGGTCCGCACGCGCAGATCATGGAAGTCGTCAAAACAGTCGCGGCGAAGAACGGTTTGAACATCAAGATCGTCGAATTCTCCGACTACGTGCAGCCGAACGCCGCGCTCGCCGGCGGCGATCTGGACGCGAACAGCTACCAGCACGACCCGTATCTGCAGGCGCAGGTGAAGGATCGCGGCTACAAGTTGATCCGCGTCGCGGACACGGTCACGTACCCGATGGGCATCTACTCGAAGAAAGTGAAGACGCTGGCCGAGCTGCAGCCGGGGGCGAAGATCGCCGTGCCGAACGATCCGACCAATGGCGGCCGCGCGCTGCTGTTGCTGCAAAAGCAGGGTCTGCTGAAGCTGCGTGCGGACGCGGGCCTGAAGGCGACGCCGCTCGATATCGTCGACAACCCGAAGAAGCTGAAGATCGTCGAACTCGACGCCGCGCAGATTCCGCGCTCGCTGAACGACGTGGACGCGGCCGCGATCAACACGAACTTCGCGATGGAAGCGGGTCTGAAGCCCAAGCAGGACGCGATTGCGATCGAAGATCCCAAAGGTCCGTACGTGAACATCATCGCAATCCGCGAAGCGGATAAGAACAAGCCATGGGTCGCCAAACTGGTCGCGGCGTATCATTCGCCGGAAGTGAAGCAGTTCGTTGAAAGCAAATTCGGCGGGTCGGTGATCACCGCGTGGTGA
- a CDS encoding methionine ABC transporter ATP-binding protein, whose product MIEIRNISQRFAGPRGWVEALHNVNLSVPAGEVFGIIGRSGAGKSTLVRTINLLTRPSEGNIVVNGRDLTTLPAAQLREARREIGMIFQHFNLLSSRTVYENVALPLELAGMQRDEIEANVLPLLDLVGLSAQKDRFPAQISGGQKQRVGIARALASKPKVLLSDEATSALDPETTRAILDLLKRINRELNLTIVLITHQMDVIKQVCDRVAVLDAGRVVEEGKVIDVFLQPHHEVTRALIGDVIAQELPPAMKARVAERLKTGSGHLLRLAFTGSGVDQPILSETIRRYELDFNILHGQIDEIQGQAFGSLAVLAGGEPAKVAQALTYLREQGVVVEELSYVE is encoded by the coding sequence ATGATCGAAATACGCAATATCTCCCAGCGGTTCGCCGGGCCCCGGGGCTGGGTCGAGGCGCTGCACAACGTCAATCTGTCGGTTCCGGCGGGCGAGGTGTTCGGCATCATCGGCCGCAGCGGCGCGGGCAAGAGTACGCTCGTGCGCACCATCAACCTGCTGACGCGTCCGAGCGAAGGCAATATTGTCGTCAACGGCCGCGATCTGACCACGCTGCCCGCCGCGCAATTGCGCGAGGCGCGCCGCGAGATCGGCATGATCTTCCAGCACTTCAACCTGCTGTCGTCGCGTACGGTCTACGAGAACGTCGCGCTGCCGCTCGAACTCGCCGGCATGCAGCGCGACGAAATCGAAGCGAACGTGCTGCCGCTGCTCGATCTGGTCGGCCTGTCGGCGCAGAAGGACCGGTTTCCGGCGCAGATCAGCGGCGGGCAGAAGCAGCGCGTCGGCATTGCGCGCGCGCTCGCGAGCAAGCCCAAAGTGCTGCTCTCCGACGAAGCCACCTCCGCGCTCGATCCGGAAACCACGCGCGCGATTCTCGACCTGCTCAAGCGCATCAATCGAGAATTGAACCTGACCATCGTCCTGATCACGCACCAGATGGATGTGATCAAACAGGTCTGCGACCGCGTCGCGGTGTTGGACGCGGGCCGTGTGGTCGAAGAAGGCAAGGTCATCGACGTGTTCCTGCAACCGCATCACGAAGTCACGCGCGCCTTGATCGGCGACGTGATTGCGCAGGAACTGCCGCCCGCCATGAAGGCACGCGTCGCGGAGCGCCTGAAGACAGGCAGCGGCCACTTGCTGCGCCTCGCGTTTACCGGCTCGGGCGTCGATCAGCCGATCCTGTCGGAAACGATTCGCCGTTACGAACTCGACTTCAACATCCTGCACGGCCAGATCGACGAGATCCAGGGGCAGGCGTTCGGCTCGCTTGCGGTGCTCGCGGGCGGCGAACCGGCGAAGGTGGCGCAGGCGCTGACGTATCTGCGTGAACAGGGTGTGGTGGTGGAGGAGCTCTCGTATGTTGAGTGA
- the rfaE1 gene encoding D-glycero-beta-D-manno-heptose-7-phosphate kinase, translating to MPNPLNFRPMPEAVPGATPSTPAPQLTVVPREQLGAARVLVVGDVMLDRYWFGDVNRISPEAPVPVVHVQRQEDRLGGAANVARNAVALGAQAGLLCVVGHDEPGERIVQLLAESGVKPHLERDPALLTTIKLRVLSRQQQLLRVDFENTPAHEVLLAGLARFDELLPSHDVILMSDYAKGGLTHVTQMIAKAHAAGKPVLVDPKGDDWERYRGATLITPNRAELREVVGQWKSEEDLIARVTKLRADLQFKALLLTRSEEGMTLFSDDGILHASAVAREVYDVSGAGDTVIATLAAMLGAGLTLVEAVGLANRAAGIVVGKLGTATVNYDELFH from the coding sequence ATGCCCAACCCTCTGAACTTCCGGCCGATGCCTGAGGCCGTGCCTGGCGCCACGCCGTCCACGCCCGCGCCGCAACTCACGGTAGTGCCGCGCGAACAGCTCGGCGCAGCGCGCGTGCTGGTGGTGGGCGACGTCATGCTCGATCGCTACTGGTTCGGCGACGTGAACCGTATTTCGCCGGAAGCGCCGGTGCCGGTCGTGCACGTGCAGCGTCAGGAAGACCGCCTCGGCGGCGCGGCGAACGTCGCGCGCAATGCGGTCGCGCTCGGCGCGCAAGCCGGCTTGCTGTGCGTGGTCGGCCATGACGAGCCCGGCGAGCGCATCGTGCAGCTGCTGGCCGAAAGCGGTGTGAAGCCGCATCTCGAACGCGATCCGGCGCTTCTCACCACGATCAAGCTGCGCGTGCTGTCGCGCCAGCAGCAGCTGTTGCGGGTCGATTTCGAAAACACGCCAGCGCACGAAGTGCTGCTCGCGGGCCTCGCGCGGTTCGACGAACTGCTGCCGTCGCACGACGTGATCCTGATGTCCGACTACGCGAAGGGCGGCCTGACTCACGTTACGCAGATGATCGCGAAGGCGCACGCGGCAGGCAAGCCGGTATTGGTCGATCCGAAGGGCGACGACTGGGAACGCTATCGCGGCGCCACGCTGATCACGCCGAACCGCGCCGAGTTGCGCGAGGTGGTCGGCCAATGGAAATCGGAAGAAGATCTGATCGCGCGGGTGACGAAACTGCGCGCCGACCTGCAATTCAAGGCGCTGCTGCTGACGCGTTCGGAAGAGGGTATGACGCTCTTCTCGGACGACGGCATCCTGCACGCCTCGGCGGTCGCGCGCGAAGTGTATGATGTCTCGGGCGCGGGCGACACCGTGATCGCCACGCTCGCCGCCATGCTCGGCGCGGGTTTGACGCTGGTCGAGGCGGTCGGGCTCGCGAATCGCGCGGCCGGTATCGTGGTCGGCAAACTCGGCACCGCCACCGTGAACTACGACGAACTTTTTCATTGA
- the rfaD gene encoding ADP-glyceromanno-heptose 6-epimerase, which translates to MTLIVTGAAGFIGSNLVKALNERGEQRIIAVDNLTRADKFKNLVDCEIDDYLDKTEFVERFKRGDFGKVRAIFHEGACSDTMETDGRYMMDNNFRYSRDVLDVCLAQNIQFLYASSAATYGGSSRFVEEREVEQPLNVYGYSKFLFDQVIRRVLPTAKSQIAGFRYFNVYGPRETHKARMASVAFHNFNQFRAEGKVKLFGEYNGYAAGEQTRDFVSVEDVVKVNLFFFDNPDKSGIFNLGSGRAQPFNDIASTVVNTLRALNNEPALSLAEQVQRGLIEYIAFPDALRGKYQCFTQADQSKLRAAGYDAPFLSVQEGVDRYVRWLFGQV; encoded by the coding sequence ATGACCCTCATCGTCACCGGCGCGGCCGGGTTTATCGGCAGCAATCTCGTGAAGGCGCTCAACGAGCGCGGTGAACAACGCATCATCGCGGTCGATAACCTCACGCGCGCGGACAAGTTCAAGAACCTCGTCGACTGCGAGATCGACGACTACCTAGACAAGACCGAGTTCGTCGAACGCTTCAAGCGCGGCGACTTCGGCAAGGTGCGCGCGATTTTCCACGAAGGCGCCTGTTCGGACACGATGGAAACCGACGGTCGCTACATGATGGACAACAACTTCCGCTATAGCCGCGACGTGCTCGACGTCTGTCTCGCGCAGAACATCCAGTTCCTGTACGCATCGTCGGCGGCAACGTATGGCGGTTCGAGCCGTTTCGTCGAAGAGCGCGAAGTCGAGCAGCCGCTGAACGTGTACGGCTACTCGAAGTTCCTGTTCGACCAGGTGATCCGCCGCGTGCTGCCGACCGCGAAGAGCCAGATTGCCGGCTTCCGTTATTTCAATGTCTACGGGCCGCGCGAAACGCACAAGGCGCGCATGGCATCGGTGGCGTTTCACAACTTCAACCAGTTTCGCGCCGAGGGCAAGGTCAAGCTGTTCGGCGAATACAACGGCTACGCCGCGGGTGAACAGACACGCGACTTCGTCTCCGTGGAAGACGTGGTGAAGGTCAACCTGTTCTTCTTCGACAATCCGGACAAGTCGGGCATCTTCAATCTGGGCAGCGGGCGCGCGCAACCGTTCAACGACATCGCCAGCACGGTGGTCAACACGCTGCGCGCGCTGAACAACGAACCGGCGCTGTCGCTCGCGGAGCAGGTGCAGCGAGGGCTGATCGAATACATTGCGTTCCCCGATGCCTTGCGCGGCAAGTACCAGTGCTTCACGCAGGCGGATCAGTCGAAGCTGCGCGCGGCCGGTTACGACGCGCCGTTCCTGAGCGTGCAGGAAGGTGTCGATCGTTACGTGCGTTGGCTATTCGGCCAGGTGTAA
- a CDS encoding enoyl-CoA hydratase: MNADARNASLVEIEHGVYGVPGVVRLTMNRPDAFNALSEALLDDLQTALSEIGRSDARVVVIAGAGRAFCAGHDLKEMRAAPSLAYYQALFARCTRLMLAIQRLPQPVIARVQGVATAAGCQLVAMCDLAVAADTARFAVSGVNLGLFCATPSVPLSRNLSRKAALEMLLTGDFIDAAEAKQQGLVNRVVPADALDAELARLAASICAKPVEAVSAGKGLFYRQLEMGIEAAYQLAGQTMACNMMDESALEGVQAFIDKRPPDWKS; encoded by the coding sequence ATGAATGCCGACGCGCGCAACGCTTCACTGGTCGAGATCGAACACGGCGTGTACGGCGTGCCGGGCGTCGTGCGTCTGACGATGAACCGGCCCGATGCCTTCAACGCGCTCTCCGAAGCCTTGCTCGACGACCTGCAGACCGCTTTGAGCGAAATCGGGCGATCGGACGCGCGGGTGGTCGTGATCGCCGGCGCGGGCCGGGCGTTCTGCGCGGGACACGATCTGAAGGAAATGCGCGCGGCGCCGTCGCTGGCTTACTACCAGGCGCTGTTCGCCCGCTGCACCAGGCTCATGCTGGCGATCCAGCGCTTGCCGCAACCCGTGATCGCGCGGGTCCAGGGCGTCGCGACGGCGGCCGGCTGTCAACTCGTCGCGATGTGCGATCTGGCCGTTGCGGCCGACACGGCGCGGTTCGCCGTGTCGGGTGTGAACCTCGGGCTCTTTTGTGCGACGCCTTCCGTGCCGCTGTCGCGCAACCTGTCGCGCAAGGCGGCGCTCGAAATGCTGCTCACCGGCGATTTCATCGATGCCGCCGAAGCGAAGCAGCAGGGTCTCGTGAACCGCGTGGTTCCGGCGGACGCGCTCGATGCCGAGCTCGCGCGGCTCGCCGCCAGCATCTGCGCGAAACCCGTCGAAGCCGTGAGCGCCGGCAAAGGCCTCTTCTATCGTCAGTTGGAGATGGGTATCGAAGCGGCTTACCAGCTCGCCGGCCAGACGATGGCCTGCAACATGATGGATGAGTCAGCGCTCGAAGGCGTGCAGGCTTTCATCGACAAACGGCCGCCCGACTGGAAGTCGTGA
- a CDS encoding lysophospholipase, translated as METSQSSNVRSSTGNRNAGEPQRASVKTGDGLELPLYRWPAAAPLRATVALLHGLAEHAGRYAALAARLNAAGIELVAIDLRGHGHAPGRRAYVKRFDDYLLDAQALLDAAAQSCAPLFLMGHSMGGAVAALYAIERLEASGRRLNGLILSSPALAPGRDVPRWMLKLSQVISRLYPSFPAMKIDAALLSRLQPVVNANRNDPLVHHGAIAARTGAELLLAMARIERGRAGLRVPLLVYHGTADKLTEPEGSREFGQHAGSPDKTLTLHEGSYHETMNDMDRDRVIGALIEWIEKRLVLKA; from the coding sequence ATGGAAACATCCCAAAGCAGTAACGTGCGGTCCAGCACTGGCAACCGGAATGCCGGCGAGCCACAGCGCGCGTCGGTCAAGACCGGCGACGGGCTGGAACTGCCGCTGTACCGCTGGCCGGCCGCCGCGCCGCTGCGCGCCACGGTCGCGCTGCTCCACGGACTCGCCGAACACGCCGGCCGCTATGCGGCGCTGGCCGCGCGACTGAACGCAGCGGGTATCGAACTGGTGGCGATCGATTTGCGCGGCCATGGCCACGCGCCCGGCAGGCGAGCCTACGTGAAGCGCTTCGACGACTATCTGCTGGACGCGCAAGCCCTGCTCGACGCCGCCGCGCAAAGTTGCGCCCCGCTCTTCCTGATGGGCCACAGCATGGGCGGCGCCGTAGCGGCGCTGTATGCAATCGAACGGCTCGAAGCGAGCGGCCGGCGCCTGAACGGCTTGATCCTGTCGAGCCCGGCGCTGGCGCCCGGCCGCGACGTGCCGCGCTGGATGCTCAAGCTGAGCCAGGTGATCAGCCGCCTCTACCCGAGCTTCCCGGCGATGAAAATCGACGCCGCCTTGCTATCCCGACTTCAACCCGTGGTGAACGCCAATCGCAACGATCCGCTCGTGCATCACGGCGCGATTGCCGCGCGTACCGGCGCGGAACTGCTGCTGGCGATGGCGCGCATCGAACGCGGCCGTGCTGGCTTGCGAGTACCGCTGCTGGTTTATCACGGCACCGCCGACAAGCTCACCGAACCCGAAGGCAGCCGCGAATTCGGCCAGCATGCAGGCTCGCCGGACAAGACGCTCACCCTGCACGAAGGCAGCTATCACGAGACGATGAACGACATGGACCGCGACCGGGTGATCGGCGCATTGATCGAGTGGATTGAAAAGCGGCTGGTGCTTAAAGCCTGA
- the mltB gene encoding lytic murein transglycosylase B: MFMATSPAIAQSAGKKPPVLLAQSQPQPAVPQGQTFEEEIIPQRYANNADVNAFINDMVARYDFDESALHSLFAGVSYSATAVKLVTPSPSPSVKNWRVYQSRFLDQVRINAGVRFWRANQATLQRAYEEFGVPPEVIVGIIGVETIYGRFMGNFRVLDALTTLSFDYPNTNNRADRQATFRKNLEDYLVWTRDSQIDPTTVLGSYTGAIGIPQFLPSSIVQYAVSYDGNKQIDLRTSQADAIGSVANYLRQNGWENGRPVVWKIGSDAGSLGVAQAAADGQPEPHWPLSQLLRAGLLLNEPDVDIASEAGTPVTVVDLPSPGRGTEFMLGLKNFYVLTRYNRSFFYALAVYQLGQRVKAQMEAGDATNAVNNAAPPAAASQ, encoded by the coding sequence ATGTTCATGGCAACCAGTCCGGCGATTGCGCAAAGCGCCGGCAAGAAACCGCCGGTGCTGCTCGCGCAAAGCCAGCCGCAACCTGCCGTGCCGCAAGGGCAAACGTTTGAAGAAGAGATCATCCCGCAGCGCTACGCGAACAATGCCGATGTCAATGCGTTCATCAACGACATGGTCGCGCGCTACGACTTCGACGAGTCCGCGCTGCATTCGCTCTTTGCCGGCGTGAGCTATTCGGCGACCGCGGTCAAGCTCGTGACGCCGTCGCCTTCGCCGTCGGTCAAGAACTGGCGCGTGTATCAGTCGCGTTTCCTCGACCAGGTGCGCATCAATGCAGGCGTGCGCTTCTGGCGCGCGAACCAGGCCACGCTGCAACGCGCCTATGAAGAGTTCGGCGTGCCGCCGGAAGTGATCGTCGGCATCATCGGGGTGGAGACGATCTATGGGCGCTTCATGGGCAACTTCCGCGTGCTCGACGCGCTGACCACGCTCAGCTTCGACTATCCGAACACCAATAATCGCGCGGATCGCCAGGCGACCTTCCGCAAGAATCTCGAAGACTACCTGGTGTGGACGCGCGACTCGCAGATCGATCCGACCACGGTGCTCGGCTCCTACACCGGCGCGATCGGCATTCCGCAGTTCCTGCCGAGCAGCATCGTGCAATACGCGGTGAGCTACGACGGCAACAAGCAGATCGATCTGCGCACGAGCCAGGCGGATGCGATCGGCAGCGTGGCGAATTATCTGCGTCAGAACGGTTGGGAAAACGGCCGTCCGGTGGTATGGAAGATCGGCTCGGACGCCGGCAGCCTCGGCGTCGCGCAAGCAGCCGCCGACGGCCAGCCGGAGCCGCACTGGCCGCTCAGTCAGTTGCTGCGCGCCGGGTTGCTGCTGAACGAGCCGGATGTGGATATCGCGTCGGAAGCCGGTACGCCGGTGACGGTGGTGGATCTACCCTCGCCGGGACGTGGCACCGAGTTCATGCTCGGCTTGAAGAACTTCTACGTGCTGACGCGTTATAACCGCAGCTTCTTCTACGCGCTCGCGGTGTATCAGTTGGGCCAGCGGGTCAAGGCGCAGATGGAAGCCGGCGACGCGACGAACGCTGTCAACAACGCGGCGCCGCCGGCTGCGGCGTCGCAATAA
- a CDS encoding electron transfer flavoprotein subunit beta/FixA family protein — MKILVPVKRVVDYNVKVRVKSDGTGVDIANVKMSMNPFDEIAVEEAVRLKEAGVATEVIAVSAGVTQSQETLRTALAIGADRAILIESGEELQPLAVAKLLKALVDKEQPQLVILGKQAIDDDSNQTGQMLAALANLPQATFASKVVVADGKATVSREVDGGAETLSLKLPAVITTDLRLNEPRYVTLPNIMKAKKKPLEVLKPEDLGVDVTPRLKTLKVVEPPKRSAGVKVPDVKTLVEKLKTEAKVL, encoded by the coding sequence ATGAAAATCCTGGTGCCAGTCAAAAGAGTGGTCGACTACAACGTGAAAGTTCGAGTCAAGTCGGACGGCACGGGCGTCGACATTGCTAACGTGAAGATGTCGATGAATCCGTTCGACGAAATCGCGGTTGAGGAAGCGGTGCGTCTGAAGGAAGCGGGCGTGGCGACGGAAGTGATCGCTGTGTCGGCGGGTGTGACGCAATCGCAGGAAACGCTGCGCACGGCGCTGGCGATTGGTGCGGATCGCGCGATTCTGATCGAGTCGGGCGAGGAACTGCAGCCGCTGGCTGTCGCGAAGCTGCTGAAGGCGCTGGTCGACAAGGAACAGCCGCAGCTGGTCATTCTCGGCAAGCAGGCCATCGACGACGATTCGAACCAGACCGGCCAGATGCTCGCTGCCTTGGCTAACCTGCCGCAAGCCACGTTTGCCTCGAAGGTTGTCGTGGCAGACGGCAAGGCAACCGTTTCGCGCGAAGTGGATGGCGGCGCGGAAACGCTGTCCTTGAAGCTCCCCGCAGTCATCACTACCGACCTGCGCCTGAACGAGCCGCGTTATGTGACGCTGCCGAACATCATGAAGGCGAAGAAGAAGCCGCTGGAAGTCCTCAAGCCGGAAGATCTGGGTGTCGACGTCACGCCGCGCCTGAAGACGCTGAAAGTCGTCGAGCCGCCGAAGCGCTCCGCCGGTGTGAAGGTGCCGGATGTGAAGACACTGGTCGAGAAGCTGAAGACCGAAGCCAAGGTGCTTTAA
- the cysM gene encoding cysteine synthase CysM, with translation MAYKTIEDTIGNTPLVQLVRLPDDEIRSRNNVILAKLEGNNPAGSVKDRPALSMIKKAEARGRIKPGDTLIEATSGNTGIALAMAAAVRGYKMVLIMPEDLSVERRQSMAAYGAQIVLTPVTGGMEYARDLAEQMQREGKGIILDQFANPDNPASHIEGTGPEIWRDTEGRITHFVSSMGTTGTIMGVSTYLKEQNQAIEIIGAQPEEGSRIPGIRKWPEAYLPKIFDRSRVDRVENVSQAAAEAMARRMASVEGIFAGISSGGACEVALRVARQVENATIVFIVCDRGDRYLSTGVFPA, from the coding sequence ATGGCTTACAAAACGATTGAAGACACGATCGGCAATACGCCGCTCGTACAACTCGTCCGGCTCCCTGACGACGAGATCCGCAGCCGCAATAACGTGATTCTTGCGAAGCTCGAGGGTAACAACCCGGCGGGCTCGGTGAAGGATCGCCCGGCGTTGTCGATGATCAAGAAAGCGGAAGCGCGCGGGCGCATCAAGCCGGGTGACACGCTGATCGAAGCGACCAGCGGCAACACCGGCATCGCGCTCGCCATGGCGGCAGCGGTACGTGGCTACAAGATGGTCCTGATCATGCCGGAAGATCTGTCGGTGGAACGCCGTCAGAGCATGGCCGCATATGGCGCGCAGATCGTGCTCACGCCGGTCACGGGCGGCATGGAGTACGCACGCGATCTGGCCGAGCAGATGCAGCGCGAAGGTAAGGGCATCATCCTCGATCAGTTCGCCAATCCTGATAATCCGGCCTCGCACATCGAGGGCACGGGCCCGGAAATCTGGCGCGACACCGAAGGGCGCATTACCCACTTCGTGTCGTCGATGGGCACGACCGGCACGATCATGGGCGTGTCCACGTATCTGAAAGAACAGAATCAGGCCATCGAGATCATCGGCGCGCAACCCGAAGAGGGTTCGCGTATTCCGGGCATCCGCAAATGGCCGGAAGCCTATCTGCCGAAGATTTTCGATCGCAGCCGCGTGGACCGTGTCGAGAATGTGAGCCAGGCCGCCGCGGAAGCGATGGCGCGCCGCATGGCGTCGGTGGAAGGGATTTTCGCCGGCATCTCGTCGGGCGGCGCTTGCGAAGTGGCGCTGCGCGTCGCGCGGCAGGTCGAGAATGCGACGATCGTGTTCATCGTCTGCGATCGCGGCGACCGTTATCTGTCGACCGGTGTGTTTCCCGCGTAA
- a CDS encoding methionine ABC transporter permease — MLSEMFDMFVQSFWETLVMVGISGLVGALVGLPLGVLLYLTDRQGVLQNVAVNRVMGVIVNAVRSTPFIILLVAVIPFTRLVVGSSIGTAAAVVPLTIAAAPFIARLVETALREVDRGLIEAAQAMGATTSQIVFKVLLPESLPGVVAGLTITFVSLVGYSAMAGAIGGGGLGDLGIRYGYQRFLPEVMLTVVVILIVFVQLVQSFGDWLVRRLSHK, encoded by the coding sequence ATGTTGAGTGAAATGTTCGATATGTTCGTCCAGTCGTTCTGGGAAACGCTCGTCATGGTGGGCATTTCCGGGCTGGTCGGCGCCTTGGTGGGTTTGCCGCTCGGCGTGCTGCTGTATCTGACGGATCGCCAGGGTGTGCTGCAGAACGTCGCCGTGAATCGCGTGATGGGCGTGATCGTCAATGCGGTCCGTTCGACGCCGTTCATCATCCTGCTGGTGGCCGTGATTCCGTTCACGCGTCTCGTGGTCGGTTCGTCGATCGGCACGGCGGCCGCCGTCGTGCCGCTGACGATCGCCGCCGCGCCGTTCATCGCGCGCCTGGTCGAGACCGCGCTGCGCGAAGTGGACCGCGGCCTGATCGAAGCCGCCCAGGCGATGGGCGCGACCACCAGCCAGATCGTCTTCAAGGTGTTGCTGCCGGAATCGCTGCCGGGCGTGGTCGCCGGCTTGACGATCACGTTCGTGTCGCTGGTCGGCTATTCGGCGATGGCTGGCGCGATCGGCGGCGGCGGTCTTGGCGATCTCGGCATTCGCTACGGGTATCAGCGTTTTTTGCCGGAAGTCATGTTGACGGTCGTGGTGATTCTGATCGTCTTCGTGCAGTTGGTGCAGTCGTTCGGGGATTGGCTCGTGCGTCGTTTGAGCCATAAGTAA
- a CDS encoding helix-hairpin-helix domain-containing protein → MFRKILVTAAMLAAFGHAYAAVDVNTANEDALRGIKGIGPAKAKAILDERAAHGPFKDPADLGKRVKGMGGHTVERLQAEGLAVGPAGAAANPQAAASAQTKGAAVPAATPKNNATVAVKK, encoded by the coding sequence ATGTTTCGAAAAATTCTGGTTACCGCGGCCATGCTGGCCGCTTTCGGCCACGCTTATGCGGCGGTCGACGTCAACACGGCCAATGAGGACGCGCTGCGCGGCATCAAGGGCATCGGTCCTGCCAAAGCGAAAGCCATTCTCGACGAGCGTGCAGCGCATGGTCCGTTCAAGGACCCGGCCGATCTCGGCAAGCGCGTCAAAGGCATGGGCGGGCATACCGTCGAGCGCCTGCAGGCGGAGGGTCTCGCTGTCGGTCCGGCTGGCGCGGCTGCTAACCCGCAGGCTGCGGCGTCTGCACAGACCAAAGGCGCGGCCGTTCCGGCCGCCACGCCGAAGAACAACGCCACGGTGGCAGTGAAGAAATAA